The genomic interval TTAGGAAAGGCGAAGGTGAGGTAGGTGGACGGGTCAGATGGGGGTTTCAATGACATTAAATCCGTCATTTCCCATGTCATTTCCTGCACTGTGCACACTACCTCCGTGACCATCAAATTGCGTATGATTCTCTGGAATCAAGACGTTTCATACTTTATTGATCTCCAATTCTCGAATGTAACAGAGAGTAAGGCTTATCGAAGATCTATTTTGACGTGCCTCGTTTTCAGAAGTGTGCTAGTGTCACGCTAGTTCTTCGGCAATTCATAGAGCCACGTTAGCGAGCGTTTCGAGCACACGTAAAAGTGATCACTAATGTGACGTTGATTTCATATAATAAGTTTGATATTAGAATAAACATAAATAATCGCGCATTCTGTAACCCAGCCGTCCAACCCCTAGTACTTCTCAACATTCCTTCTGAGTGATCTAGTTACGACCAAACTAGTTTCCATCCCTTTCAATACTCGCCTACCTCGTTCTTCCCGGTCCCTCGTTCATAATATACTGCCCTAATGTAGGTATTTTTATGCGCTTCTTGTCACTCTTACTCCCGCCcgtctccttctttccttttgccTTCCCATTCTCCacattcatctcttctccctcgTGATTCCGAGTCGTCTGATCggctttttttcttccgaATATGGAGGCTATCAGACGTCGTGGCTTGGATTTATCAGGCCTTTGCTTTTGATCATTTACATCAGGCTCTACTTttctgttgttgttgctgatTGAAGAACTGGGCTCGCGAACACGGATGACTTTATTTTTAGCGGGGTTACCTTTATGGCGATCGTGAACTAGCGGATAGGTCACTGCCCTTCTATTCTCACGTTCGGAGATTTTGGAACGGGCTACTTGGTGAGGACGATCTAAGTTATCGGGAGGTTTGTCATTTGGACTGGGTCGGGAAGTcatgattgatatatgtatataataagtataaatTCGGGGCTGTAGTGAAACACCGTGGATAGTATGATGAGGAAGTAGAGAAGTAAGTTTGTGTAACGAATTTTATGCAGCCAAATTCCAAGATGCACTTTTATAATCAGGTCCTCCCAGGTTGGAACTTAACTGAAATTAGTTGGAAACTATTAGGGTTCTGCCTTAAAGCAATCTTTTCAATGACCGGAGGTTTTCCAGTTCAGGAAATAAAGCGGTTCTTTTAAGGGCCGCGGTCAGTATCCAAGTATTCTACCCCGTGAGATGAGTAGGCAGCAACTTGCTTGATTTTGCCGCTTGATAGGTCTCAAATTATCTAgtgttatattattaaaccctcaaaaaaaattaatactTAAATAACACAGAATTATGCGACTCAATCACACTCATAATCAGCGGAGATGGTTATACTTGTGTCGTCGTCAATTTTTGTAACGGCACTAAGAAGCTAACAAGAACTAATCAGATACATTGATCTGAAACCGAACAATTTAATGCTCTGTGAGTTCTATCATTATCACTGATATTTTTCAGTTAGCCTGTGTGTGGCGAAACAGCAACTATGTACAAAGCAATTCGACAGACGCTAGAAAGTGAACATTATGCCCAGCTCAGGACCAGAGCTTCTTCCTCACCGTCTCGTCACTTTTGATTTAAAGCTTGAAAGAGTATCTCGAAGGCAAAAGCCATCTCTCTTTCCCGCTAAATCGCCTCCCTTCTCAACCTTCCTTGCTGGCTCGTTTGGAGTACTGACACCACCATTTTGAGTGCTTCTATGTGTATTCGCGCCACTAGTCTTTGGAGCTGTCTTGCGCGCATGATCTATACGatcaattccatctccattctcagAGCTGCTAATTTCAAAGCCTGTGCTTTTCTCTTGCCCCTTTGACAGTAGGCACTGGCTCACCCGTACTATAGTTCAacggaaaggaaaaagattttatacaACTCAGATTCGGAGCTTGGAAAGTGGCAGGTTGAAGGCTAGCATCTGATCGTTCTCTCATAATCGGATATTGTAATGGTTGGAGCTTCAAACGCTTGACTTGAATGGCCAGATGCAATCTTCTAGAGAATGATTCTATAAGCTTAGTGGATTTCGTCGATTGGGAATTGATACAATAAGGTTGTGTGGGCTTACAGGAAGTAAATGCGAGAGTTGTGTATCGGTAGAAgtgaaaatatatacaaacaaAACCTATCTACCAGCTTCAAACACCTATGTCCCCAGCATACGTGTTGATCGTCGCGATGGGCTGGGCGGCTTCACGGACAGCAGGATTGTCTAGCTGTGGATGATATTCCCAACCAACGATTCCTTCGATTCTCAAATGCAAGCAATTTGTTGTTTATCACGCTCCGTATAACAACATGTATGAATTTAATTCTACTAAACCATGAATTCCTCGATTTTTGGGGTAATTAATATCCTGCAGAAAGTGGATTTCTATCGGGCCATTCAATTGAGATAATCTGGCAAGGAGCAACAATTAAAAGtttatcaaatctatattgtGAGACTTAAACATAGGCCATATTTCGACAAATCTACCTAGAGAGAGAACTAATAACCCCACAGTCATGTGAATTTAAAAGAACAACACACCAGCCAAGAAAGTGACTCTGCTTCTCTACTTGTATCAGGAGAGCTACATgaaaaaaagcaatcaacTTGAAATGATTACGCGTACTGTACCAAGAATTCGAGCTCACTAGAAAACTGGAAGACAATAGGTATCGTTGACATCAATGCACCTCTTGGACTTTTAAAGATGCTACTAAGCAATCAATGCTGAAGTTTGATATGACCAGAGACTGATATTGGCAAACGCTAATAGATGGCTATTGAGAAAATCCAAACCCATCTTACCTTGAACAATCCAACTCTGGGCTCTTATTCTCAAAGTGGCAGACGGAGCAAAGATATTGACTGCTATTGAAGATGTTCTTCAAGTGTGACATAGTGACATAACTAGTGGTCAATGAATAGCCGGTACAACCGTCGATCACTGAACATTGCACAAATGGATATCGTAGAGCTGAAGTTGTAAGGGTCATGGCATGCATATGAGAAGAAATCAGGTGAGACTTACGACGATCTGGAGCTCAAGTAAACCAACCACGTGGACTTGCTGGTGCAGCGTAGGCTGAGCGGTATAACCGTATTATGGCATTGAGTGTGTAATTGACTGGTATTCATATCCGAATCTTGAAATCGCATTACACCAAGTCCCAGCTGATCAGCACGCGATTCGATGATCGGGGTGAGATGTATGTCGCGATATTCTGTTTGGGATATAGCTTGGAAATGCTCTCTGGCGGTGATGGAAAGCACCACATTCGTATCCATGTTGAGGAGCAGGGAACATTCATTATCTTGTCGACAACAGATGATACAAGCccctttcttccctttcctttgcctttgccTCTTCTTGCCCTTGCCCTTGCCCTTGCTGCTGGATGCTCATAACAATTTACTTCTTGTCTTCCAACCTCATTGAAAGGATGATGCGCTGAATATCGTTGTCATTGGGTGTCGCTGGGTCCACTTGGCGCCTAACAAAGAATCCGGGGTAGCTATATTTTAGTGCTGCAACCTGCGCCACCGATAATCTCAAATTACCAACTCCGACTTCGAGCAATCCCAATCGTTTTTgtaacaacaacaagctATGAAAGAACGGAAATAGCTATCATGAGTTCCTCGCCATCGGCTTCAGAAGGTTCCAGCGCGTCGCCCGTAAATAGAGACGCTCAACGAGATCGAAGGTTTGGAAAGAACGGTGCAAAACGAGGGGTATGCTGCCATAGGATTTGCGCAAGAGAATAGATTGAGAACTAATATTGTGTCACGTTGCAACAGAAATTACGCAATGGAACATTCGTATTACCTAGTACAGGAGAACGAGTTCGCAGACAAATTACACTCAGAGGTCCTTCGGGATTTGACGGGCCGGCGCGATCATCTTCACACGAAGAAGGTTTGGGGTTGGGTCTGAATTTGAGGGGAGAAGACGCAAATAGATTTCAAAGAGCTTGGAATAATTGTGTTAAATCCTCGAAGGAATTTGCACAATGGATAAAGACTCCCACTGGAAAGGGAATTCTAAAATGCTCGTTAGCATACACACTTGGGAGTTTGGCGACTTTCTCACCGCACTTAGCCAACTTCCTAGGGCAACAAGATGGAAAACATATGGTTGCTACAATCACGGTATACTTTCACCCTGCAAGATCATCGGGGTCCATGATTGAAGCCGCAATACTGGGTATATCGGCATTCCTATACGCGGTCTTCATATCAGTGTCGAGCATGGCGGTCTCGGTGTACTGCGAAACTCAATTGGGTCTCATAGAACTTGGTTATACCCTTATTCTCATAGTGTTTTGTGGAGGAGGTCTAGGATTTATTGGTTGGTTCAAGCAGGCCTACAATGCCCCATTGGTTAGTGTTGCGTGTAGTCTGGCAAGTTTGGCAATCATCACGGTTCTCACAAAAGAGAATGCGGTGCAAGTGGGTGTTTTTTCGAATGATAAAATTGTACAGGTCATGAAAATGGTTATCATGGGGATGGTTTCAACGTCAATCGTCAGTTTGTTGGTTAGTTGTTCTTTTACTTACACCTGTTAAGACCAATTGCTGATTTCTAAAAGGCATGGCCAATATCTGCTCGAGCAGAGCTTCGAGAAAGCATGATCAAGACCACAGACTCATTTGGAGATATGCTTACTATGATTACTCGAGGATTCCTTAGTGGTTCGGAAACTGATTTGCGCTCGAGTTCTTTTGATCGAGCTCAAAAGCAATACAAATCGGTCTTTACTCAGctcaaaaaaaatctaaaggAAGCGAAACTGGAACATTACGTCCTAGGCACCGAAAACGAATATGCCATTGAAGCGAGGCTTGTTGGTTGTATGCAAACACTTGCCCAGTCCATTGGAGGGTTACGGAGTGCTGCAATGACACAATTTTCGTTGCTTCAAGAACCTCCATTAGGCAGTGCAACGCCGACGGGCTCGCATGGTTTCCCGTCGTCTCAAGTAAATCCCCTCAGCCGACCCATCAGCAGCAAATCAGATCGTTTTGCAGTTCTTGGAGCTATCGAGGAAGCATCGGAAGAGGGCAGTGATCTCGATGCCATTTCAGAGAGACCTAAGTTCCTTACTCGCCAAGGTACCGAAACCACTTTATCGAGTATAGTTATGCCGACAGTTCGGTCTCCATCGGAGATCTTTGGACGatttattcttcatcttggCCCGTCAATGAAGTCGCTCGCATATACACTCTCTCAAATCCTAGAAGAGCTACCATTTGCCGAAGGGCCCGAATACCGCATTACTATAAATGAGCATTTCCGATCAAGTCTGACAGAAGCATTGTAAGGATAGCCAACTTATCTCTTTAAGCCTAGAATCTAACAACACGTTTGTAGGAAACTATACAGTAACGCAAGAGCTCAAGCACTAAAGGAACTCTATAAATCTAAAGAACTTGATAGAACCCGCCCCGAAAGTATTGAAGCTGATTTCGAAGAAGTGGCTGCAAGTTGCGGCCATTTCAGTTTCAATCTACAAGATTTTGCAAACGAGATGCAAAACTATTTGGCTATCCTAGAAGAGttaaaagaagaagtagagtGTTCAAAACATCGTTCGTGGAAATGGCTCATGTTTTGGCGAAAGTCTAATCGCCAGTTCAAAGCAGATGCTATCGACGATGAAGAGCAGGAACAACTTATCGCGAGGGATGGAGGTAATGAGTTGCCCAAAGACATTCCTGATCCTTTACGTACCAGGCTTGGATATAGAAAGGTTGAAATTACTTCTAGAGTCAACTCAGAGACTAAGGGAGGGTTTATACGCCGGAAGGCAATGTGTATGGTACGATTCTTAGATCGCGATGATAGTGAGTGACGTCCAAAGTAAGCTTGATGTACCCCACTTACCAATTTGTAGTTCGATTTGCCGTGAAAGTTGGCCTCGGAGCTGCTCTTTATGCTCTGTTTGCTTTCATACCCGGCACAAGACCAACATATCAGCATTACCGTGGAGAATGGGGACTTCTGTCTTATATGTTAGTGTGTAGTATGACAATTGGAGCGTCTAACACCACTGGCTGGGCTCGTTTCATTGGTACTTTCATCGGTGCCGTGATCGCATGTGTGGTTTGGGTCATCTGTGTTGGAAATCCTTACGCATTGGCTTTCTGCGGATGGCTTGTCAGCTTACCgtgtttttatattatcattGCAAAAGGCAATGGTCCCTTCGGTCGCTTTATCATGCTTACCTACAATCTTTCTTGTTTGTACGCGTATTCTTTGTCCGTCAAGGATTCCGATCACGATGACGACGAAGGTGGTGTCAGACCAATTATCACCGAAATTGCATTTCATAGAGTCGTTGCGGTTCTTGCAGGTTGTATTTGGGGTTTGATCATCACAAGAGTTGTATGGCCGATTTCAGCAAGacagaaattcaaagaaggTTTGTCACTTCTGTGGTTGCGAATGGGTCTCGTTTGGAAAAGGGATCCCTTATCAACAATTGTAGAAGGCGAGTCTCAATATGCATACATGAATTTGAGAGAAGAATTCGAATTTCAAAGGTATATATTTGTACTTGACAAACTTCGAAGCTCAGCCACAAGCGAATTCGAACTTCGAGGCCCATTCCCATCTGCTACCTATGGGCGAATAGTCGAGGCTACGACTAAAATGCTGGATGCTTTTCATGCTATGAATGTAGTTATCCAAAAGAACGCTGAAGCTAGTGAGGGGgaagctttattattgaaattcacAGAAGACGAAAGAGCGCAGCTCTCTGCGAGGATCAGCCATTTGTTTCAAGGTCTGTGTTCTTCACCAATTCAATGTTACAAAGTAGATACTAACGATGAATAGTCATGGCCTCCTCAATGAAACTCGAGTATCCTCTCTTAACAGACGGCCTTCCTAGCACGGCTCATTCCCGCGATCGTCTCTTAGCAaagatttttcaatatagaaAAAGTATGTCTATTAGTAACGGTCGCATCGACGAGGATGAATACACGCAAGTAAACGATGATTATGATGGATTGACAAACTCTGGCGGGTTGGAGTTGCAAGGGACTGGGGTGCAGAGAAGATCAAGTCAAGGAATCACAgtgaaagatgaagattatGAAATCTTGTATGCTTTTATTTTGGTAACGGGCCAATTGGCAGAGGAAATCGGAAAGGTGCAGAGGGAATTGGAGGTGTTATTTGGTGTGTTAGATGAGGGAGTATTGGAATTGAGGTAGAGGTGAAAGTGATAAAAGCGAGAGAAGCTGTTCTTCGGAACTAAACTCTGGAGTCAGATGAGATGCgaaaaaagatgaaaagatgAGAGTTCATTTAAACACAACCGAACCGATGAAGTTCAGCAATGGGTAGTCATATCATTGTCGTCTTCTAAGCTTTCTAAATAGTAATGTCAAGTATAGCATGGAGTTTGGCGATCAATTTTTGGGAAATCTCGATGGctgggaatggaatggacCGGATCGGAATGGATGAGAAAACGAAGGATtgggaaattcaaaataaattcGATTTACAATTCGTCGGCTCTTTTAATTAGTATATGGATAGttacaatatatatacatatagtGTTCAGTGAGTGACATATCAACTTTCAGCCTTGTTCATGATTTCGCTGCCTGAGATTGTGATATGAGAAATGATGAATCTTTTGAGTTGCTATTTGCCACATagttgagtttgagttttcGACTATTGGTAACATGGAGAGCATCGTGTGCACTTTTCGATGTTGATTACTGGTGCGTTCCCGGTAAGCTTTGTGTAGAAGCTCACCGGATGTAAAATTCATAAACTTTGttcaaaaaggaaaagggttGGAGTTCCAATTCAGATTCTCGACCTCATTCGTATATCGTAATTGAAACCATatttatcattcatcataCATACTCAGTGGATCGAAACGATCACTGAAAATAATCCATAGTATCCTATGTGATTTCATATAGACGCCTGCCTAGCACCAGTCATTTTATTACACACTTGTTTTGCTTccacttttgaatttcatcATCCACCGTTCCCCATCGTTAaaatatcctttttttttttcatccCAACCTGAACTCATTCGAAGAAACAACTAAGCAGCCTCCTCAGCAGTTTCCTCTACACTAGCGACCTTggccttcttctcttttccccCATCGCTATTTTCGCCTTCAACTTCTGGCTCTTCTTCTGCCTTTCTCTTCGAACCTGATTGTATTGGTAAATCCTTAGTTTCCTTTTTCTTATGTCTAACTAAACCTGTTAGATCCGTAGCTGTCTTTTTGGCTTCTTCAACACGTGCAGCGGTATCAGATGCAGATTCTCCAAGGACATTTCCTAGAATGCCACTCATAGCGTTGGATTGGGGTGCACCAGCTGGTGCGAGGGCTGAAGCCAAAGCCTGGTTGATGTCTACAGGTGGAGCGCGGAGTTCTTTGAGCTGTAAGATAATGGTGTTAGCATATTTAGCCGTCGTGGAAGTTCAAGAAAAAAACTGTGTAAGAAGGAAGGAGGTAACATACACGAAGCTCCATATCCGCAACGATACTTTTAACATCGGCGATTCTGTGTCTCGTGACATCATTATCTTCTGAGACGGCCGACTCTGCCAATTCAACTTCTTGGTTGTGTAGCTTGAGTTTGGTGCTCTTGATCGCTAGTTCCAATTCCTTGACAGCTTCTGCTCTCATTTCCTCGTCGACATTGTCGGCTCCTGCGTTGGGCTTCTTATCATCGGTTTCAGTTTGTGTAATTGATGCAAATTCAAGGGCGAGGGATAGTTTGTAATGCGCTTCGGCAATttgttcatcttcttctgggAAAAGACTTTGTTTCAAGGCGAGAGATTCCTTGAAATCTGCCACTGCAGCTGGAAATCTATGTAAATGTTAGCAACTGATGGGAATTTCATATCATGGACCTCATGCACCTTTCATTCTCAAGAGAAATCTCTCCCAAGAGATCACGTGTATCCGCAAGCCTCTCTTTGATATGGGTAGTCATAGGATTATCGCCAGTTTCTTTTCCCTTgccctctccctcatccgCTTGCAACCTCTTCTCGAATAATACACGGGTCAAATCCAGGATGTCGAAAGCAATATTGAGGggatcatcttcttcatcttcttcctctgcttcctcttcctcctcatctgaATCTTCGAAATTCTCATCTCCCGTGAATGTAAACAGAGGCTTATTTGGGTTTGTGTTagaactttcttctttcttggcaGCGCCTCCATTTGCAATTATAGCAACCTCTTCTTCGGCCACTTTATCTGccttttcttctgcttctgttTTTCCAGcctcatccttcttctcatcttccgtCTTAACGGActcatcttcttctgtaATGGTATCTACTTTCTTTGCGCCACTCTTCTTCTTAGATTTTTGCTTCTCACCTCCAGCTCTACCACCCAATACATCACTTTGTTGCTGCGCAACCTTGAAGAGTGCTCTTCCATACAGAAACAGAATCTCTGCATTTTCCGGGGACATTTCTCCATTGATTTCAGCTTGTAATTCGGCGGCTTGCGCATAGTGATCTACGGCATCGTCGTAACGCTTTTGTGCATATTCAGCGGTTCCTTTTGCACAATATTCGGCGAGCGATACTTTGGCCGAATTGTATGCTTCCAAATCTGCGGATGCTTGCGTGGATAAGGTGATGGGTGGTTCGATTGGTTCAGCCATTCTAGCTTTATGGGCAAACAAGTGGGAATTTGAGGTCTGCGATTGAAGTATTTGGCAGAGCTTTAGTAAAGTTcgatctttttcaattgtaaTTGTTGAAAATCAGCAATTGATAAATGGTAAAGTTAGGAGGTGATATAGAAACGAATTTACGATAGTTAAGTGAATAAGACAATAACTTGTTTTTGAAGCTCAGAGTCGTAAGGTGCTTAAGGACCAGATTTGCAGGGATTAGCTGAGCTTTACGCGAAACTTGAAAGCACTTTAACTTTTACGCGTCAACAACGCGTCTCACAAGCCTtgatcaaaatattgaacaaaTGTGTTAAGCATATATGAATTTACGAAATGCATGATTGAGAACGATTAAGACGACAAAATACAGAGGATCTTGGAAATTGAACTGAAAATATGGCTCGCCTCAATCCCACAACGAAATCAAAAGCCCCTCCGCTCTTCAGGCCTCCTGCTACCCCCGCTACAAATTCGAATCCTATCCCCTCATCATCGCCTGCATTTGCAACTCCGGTACATCCTATACGACCCTTCAACCCCACCGCAGCTCCTATACCGAAAGCGAGTATCCTACCAATTCTCCTTCCACCTGCGACTTTAAGACCATTGGCTTTCCGCACTTTCACAAAAAAGCATAGTTTAACATTGACGTCGTCGGCATTACAAGTGTTGGCTACTTTTATTGGAAAGCATTGTGGGACAGGATGGAGGGAAGAAGGACTGGCAGAGAGAGTCTTGGAGGAGGTCGCCAAGAGTTGGAAGAATAGGAGTGGCGGTGTCATTGTCGAGGGCGAGGGAACGGAATTGAAGGAGATTCTGAAAGCTTTGGAAGGGAATATGAGTGGTGGAAGGATAGTCATAGGAAGAGAGCTAAGTCGGCAAAATAGTTTAGTACTGGGATCATCACAATATGGAGAGGTCAATCATACAAGACTTGGGCTACGGCCAGGGAATATACCCAGAGAGGATAGTCAGTCAAGTTTGGGAATGTCAACGTTGGAGGTCaatgacgaggaagatgaggatggcCTGATGGATCCAAGAAGGTGGTTAAAAGTCATTGATGCATTTGAGCAACCTCGACTAGTGTACAATGTTGCTAAAAAGCACTTTGATAGGTATGTTTCAATGATAAAATTTTATCTGAATCGACTAACTCAGTACAGAGATACCTCCAAACCTTCATTGTTCCCACCTGCGTCTCATAAAACACTCCTCTTCCAAAACCGCTATAATGTTATCCATCAACGTCTCCTTCGCAATGAATCTTTTCAAACGCCCGCTTTTCAAGGTGGCAAATCTTCCCTTCAACGCAGCACGTCCGCCATTACCACCCAACAACAATCATACAAATTAACGCCGATAGCTAATCTTCTCGGTCGCAATCGCAGCTCTCATATGCTTCTCGGTCTCCTCAGTATTTCACCCACTGGTACCCTCGCCATCAATGACCTGACGGGCAGTATCGCTCTCGATCTTACACACGCAGCAGCCATTCCCGAAGATAGCGCCTGGTTTGCCCCTGGGATGATGGTACTCGTAGACGGCACGtacgaggaagatgaaacTGGGACGTCATCTCGTCTTGGTGGAAATGGGGGCGTAGGGGGTACTATTTCTGGAAAATTTGTCGGCTTCTTCATCGGCCACCCTCCCCCCGAACGCCGTCATGTGACTTTAGGCACAGCCGGTGAGGGAGATACCACAGCCGGCGGTGGTTTCGGCTGGGTAGACTTCCTAGGCGTGGGTAGTTCTCGCGCCCTAGGCAACAAAATGCAACGACTGGAACAAAAGCTTCTCCGACCCCCTCCCCCTGACACAGATACAGATGATCCCCCGCCTCCATCCAGAGGCCGTGTAGTCATTCTTGGTGATGTACATCTC from Botrytis cinerea B05.10 chromosome 9, complete sequence carries:
- the Bcdpb2 gene encoding Bcdpb2 — protein: MARLNPTTKSKAPPLFRPPATPATNSNPIPSSSPAFATPVHPIRPFNPTAAPIPKASILPILLPPATLRPLAFRTFTKKHSLTLTSSALQVLATFIGKHCGTGWREEGLAERVLEEVAKSWKNRSGGVIVEGEGTELKEILKALEGNMSGGRIVIGRELSRQNSLVLGSSQYGEVNHTRLGLRPGNIPREDSQSSLGMSTLEVNDEEDEDGLMDPRRWLKVIDAFEQPRLVYNVAKKHFDRDTSKPSLFPPASHKTLLFQNRYNVIHQRLLRNESFQTPAFQGGKSSLQRSTSAITTQQQSYKLTPIANLLGRNRSSHMLLGLLSISPTGTLAINDLTGSIALDLTHAAAIPEDSAWFAPGMMVLVDGTYEEDETGTSSRLGGNGGVGGTISGKFVGFFIGHPPPERRHVTLGTAGEGDTTAGGGFGWVDFLGVGSSRALGNKMQRLEQKLLRPPPPDTDTDDPPPPSRGRVVILGDVHLDIPQTLQALKKILSLYSSEPEGCTPMTFILLGSFVSHAVLARGGSGGSIEYKEYFDSLAAVLSEYPTILSTATFIFIPGPNDAWVSAFSSGSTVPLPRKPVPEMFTSRIKRAFANANTEMEKENGNKGDGEAIWTSNPARVSLFGMSCELVVFRDDVSGRLRRTAVTLKSSQTSNPENEDEDIDMSPPPSSIPSSTPPPEIDPDIHTARRLTRTLLDQGHLSPFPLNIAPQHWDFSNALSIYPLPTAIVMCDVDSPAFCLTYEGCHVMNPASVVAKGRRGVARWIEYDVWGRAGKVREVGF